The sequence TTAAAGAAGGAAACTAAGTCTTATTCTCCGTCCCGTGTGGAATTTTGGACGAATCAGACTTTGAGTCAGGCGGGTAGAGGAAATTTATGAATCGAATCATTGTTAGTTTAGCAGGTTTTTTGTTTATAGTTGCAGGTCTTTCGACTGCATACTACCAAACGAATATTTCCGCCAAAGAAGACCAGTCTCAGGCTATTTTAGAGAAAATTGCGGAAGGGGAAGAATACCTAAAACAATCCAATCCACAAAGTAAGGAGAAAGCAATTTCCATTTTCTCTGAGTTAGCTGGAAAACGAGGATTGGAAAAGTATGAGTTCCAAATCAAATACAACCAAGCCAGAGCTCTAGAAAAGAACTCCGATTTTTATCCTGCTCTTGATATTTACAAAGACTTAAAAAAGAATTCTAACTTAAAACAAGATGAAAAAGAACGTTTGAGTTATTCTCTCGGTAACTTACTCTTAAAAATTGGAAATGAGTCGGAAGGAAAGGCCCATTTAGAATCAGTTTTGCAATTAAGTTCTGATAATAAACTAAGATCTAAATCCTTTTTAGCGCTCGGCGATTTTTATTATAAAACAGGACATTTTGAAACAGCACGTAAAAATTATACTTTGGCTTTGCAAGAAGATCCTAATAATACGGAGTCTAGAATCGGTTGGGGTAGGTCACTCCGTAAACTAGGGAAGGATTGGGCATCATTTGATGTATTTGACGAATACATTGAAACTGCAGATCAATTGGCTGGTGCTGATGAAAAAGTAGTGGGTGAGTATAAGGATTCTGTGTTAAAAGATGCAAAGGAAAATTACACTAAAAAACAATACGGAAAAGCAATCGAACTTTTTCAAAAAGTAATCAGTGTTAATCCAACTCCTAAAAAAGAAGAAGAGTCTTTGTATTACATTGCACTTTCCTATGATGCCATGGGAAAACAGGTTGAATCACTCACTTATATCAATAAGGCACTCAATAACAGCGATTATTCGCTCGACCAAGCGGCATTATACAAAAAAGGGACCATTTATTTCAGACAAGGGAAGTTTGAAAAAGCAGCAGGAATATTTCAGACCATTGTAGATAAATACCCTAAAAACCAGATTACCGACAAGGCGATTGCATGGAAAAAAGAATCACTCGATCAGTTTACTGACCACAATGATCTTGATGATTCAGATGTAACGTCTGATTCAAACTCACCGAAATCAAATTCGGTTTCAAACAAACCGGATTCAGGAAGTGATTTAGAATTTTAGTCGGACTTAATTAGAAATTCATTCGTTTGGGTGTTGTGGAGGGCTTCCTCCATTCCGAAAGTTTTATAAATTTCGGGAACAATATCAGCAAGCGAATGTATATTTTCAGCGAAGCGGTCAGCATCCTTTCCATACAGGATGGTGGCCGCCGGGTTTTCCGTATGGTTCTTCTGGCTTAAGTCTTCCATATTCCCATGATCACTCGAAACAATGAGTAAATCTTTTTCGGGATCTATACTTTCTAAAATTCCACGAAAAAATCCTTCCAAGTTTTGAATGATATGTTCTGCTTTTTCCCAGTCCATTGCATGTCCAACTTTGTCTGTGAGAAAATATTCATACAAAGCCAAATGATAATTCGCAAACCGAGAGATAGATTCTTTTCCAACTTTGTAAGGGTCTCTCCTTTTAAGAAGAGGATCTCCTGGTTTTAACATATCAATTCCCATAGTCGCCATGATTTCATGAGTTAGGTCCATATAAAGACCTCGACCATTTTGCAGGTCATCAAAGTTTTTCAGTGGGCGGCCACTTGCTAACTGGACTAAGGTGGAAGCAGAAACTAGTTTTGGTTTTTCTTCTACGTGTTTGAGATAAGGTGGGGAAAAACAATTTAAAAAATCACTTAAGTGACCATTTTCATTTAGCACTTTGATGAGAGAATACTTAGCGATAATCTTGCGAAGTGTGATGGTCGGAAATCCACTGACATGGCGTTCCAGAACCTTGGGTCCTGGAATTCCCGTCCATAGAGCTGTTTGCCCAGTGGCAGACTGAGGGAGGCCTGGAATGCCCATATGTGCATCTGTTTTAATGTAATGTAAGGTCGAGGATAGAGGAGGAAGGTCTGCATCAGCCTGCGGAATTCCCCCAACGGGAGCTAAAAACCCTTTGGCAAAACGGCTGAATGGATTGGATTTCGGATCGTAGTCTGCAATCCCCACCCCATCTAAAAATACATAAAAAATCATTCCTTTCCTTAGACCGATTGGTTTTTGCCAATGAGAACCCGATAATTAGAATGATGAAACGGAAATTCGGAAACCTGTCTATTCTTTTTGGATACCTAGTGGTTTCGCTTCTCGTGACTTCCGTTTTATTTGGTTATTTTGAGTGGATTCGTCCCCTTAAAATGAAAACCAATCTTTTATCGGCTCTCGTTCGTTTTGACGAAGACAAAACAAAAGAACATTTAAACACACTTGAGTTCTTTTTTCGAGAATCCGCTCTACCTTACCGGGCCGCACAGGTCACAAACCGGATCAAACAAACACTTGGATTTAGTTATGTAAGATTGTATGATGATTCTTTAAGGCTCATTCATAGCACAAACGAAACAAATGAAATTTTCCAAGAAGAACTTAGGCAAGATCCTTCCGGTCTTTTAGAAGGAAAACTTAAAAAACTATCTAACGGTGATTATGTGTATAGGGACTTAACTGGGAAATTCTTTGCCCAGTTCCCACCTGGACCTTCCTTACCAAAACAAATTCAAAATGCTAATTTGGAATATGGATATCTTTACTGGGCCTTTGATCCAAAAACACAGAAAATTCTATATACAAATGATGAATCTGTTCTCACTGGAGATTTGGAAGCAAATCAACTTCTTGGATTATTTTCTGGGAAAGATGGACAAATCATCACATGGAAGTTAGATGGTGAAAATTCAAAACTGATTTTAGAAACGACGGATCATTTTTCTGTATATTTGTTAAAACAAACAAATACAGAGATTGATGAAATCAGGTTCGGTTGTTTTATCCTTTTTCTTGTTACCTTTACCGGTCTTTTTTACATCCGTTTTATCTGGATGGTCATTCATACACAAGGATACCAATTCAAACGTAGAATCCTTTTCCCCGTGATCGTTTATTTGATTTTGCTTTTGTTTTATCAAAAGAGCTTTGAATTATTTCCTGATTATCGTTATTACAAACCATGGGCCAAACATCGATTAATCCAGTTTGAAGAAACTCTTTCTGTTTTAGAGAAAAATCTGCAGAGAGAAGGTTTGGGTGAAGGGGGAGGCCTTGGGGAAACCGAAAGGATTGTTTCCGAACTTTATCTTTGGAAGAAGGGGAATTCTGATGTTCAGGCCATTCAAAATCGATTTGGAACAGAAATTTTTGGTTTGTTTGAAAAGATTGAAAGCCATCCTGTTTCTGTTTTACTGGAATCAGAGTTTGATTTAGTATATTTAATTCCCAAAAAAAATTCGAAAGATACAAATGTTTCGATTCTCGTTGCAGTTCTTGATTCCAATCTTTTACAGGCCAAAAAAGAAAAAGATAGAGATGAATTTTATTTTCCTGTTGTGTCTGCAAAATTATCAGATAACAAAAGTAAGGAACAAGTGACCTTCAACCCACGTGCTTGGAAGGGGAATGATTCTTCCCATTTTGTACATTTGGAGTCTAGTAAACAATCTGTAGGATTTTTACATCATAAATTTCATTCTTATTATATTTCTAAAGAACAAGGGAAACCTGGATTTTTATCAGGTTTATCCATATATCGTTACTCTTCTTTTCCTCCGTATTTATTAAGTTTTGGATATTTATTCATTGGGCCTTGGATCTTTTTTGTTTTGTGGGCTTCCATCAAACGGAAATGGGGCGAAAAACATTCTGAGATATTAGGGGAATCCCCTTTAGTGAGTGACGAATCACCACAAGTAGTGATTGAGATAAAAAAAACTCCCTCTCACAAAGAAGGAATTGAAACAAAACGGGAACCTGTTATAAACTTTCCTAATCCTGTGAAAAAAACGAACTTTAAAATTTTACCTCCAGCCACTTGGAGACGTGTTGCGATTTTGGATGCAGTACAGAAGAAACGTGAAACTATTTTTAATCCTGAGTTAGAGAAACTTGTCCATTCCGTTACTAAAAAAGGAGAAATCAAATCACCAGAGTCAAATCCAGAAAATGGTTTATCAGCAATTCCGGAAGAAAAACGAGTGGAGTATGCTTTACTCGATAAAATTTATAGAGAGAATGAAATCTCTTATGATGGGATTGTCGGTTATACAAAGAACTTTATTGCAAGGCTTGGATCTCCAAGATTTTCTTATCTTTTTTTAAATGATTCTCTTGGTTCTTTTCACAATCAAATTTCTTCGGGCCTTGACTATAACACCCGTTCTAATTTGATTTTTTTACACCATGATCCTTATTTGCCTTTTGACGAAAATGGTTTTGCACTTTTAGATGTAGACGATTCGGTGCGGTTGGATCGTTTCATTGCAAAAAAGTTTTCTTGGGAAATTTTATTACAAACAGAAGCCATCATTGCTTTTCATATGGAATCCATTGGATTTCCAGGGATCTTTCTTGTTTTACTAAACAAAGAAGAAAGAACAAAGTTTTTGGATTCTCATAAACGAATGATCCAAGAAAAACTCCGTCAAGTGATTCCCGCCCTGCATGTCCTTGTAGAAAAGGAAGAACGAAAACCTGAATTTTTAAGAGATAGTTTGTCGTGGATGATTCGGTCTTTTATGCAAGCCACCTTTGGTGGGAAAAGATCCACATCGGTTCTGAGAATCCAGTGGCCAGAATACCAGCCTTCCGAAGAGTGGGAACGTTCCAAAAGGCATTTTGTGGAATCCATTCAATCTTCTTTGGAAAGTAAAGACAGGTTGATAGAAACATCACCCAATTCTATGTTGATTGTAACGGCAAAAGATTTGTATCTTTCTGTAATCCAAAGATTGCAAGAGTTACCCTTTCGCCATGAAATCAAATCGATGAAATTTCCAGAAGATGGACAAAACTTCTATTTATACTTTTAAATTTGTTTTTATTTTTCTCTTATCCTTCCAGATGATTTCGGCTGGTGGAAGTAAAAAAAAAGAAGAAACAACAGCGCTTAGGAAACAGATTTACAGTCTTCACAAAGTAGATGAAGAAACAAGTTCCATTCCCTATTTAGAGCGGTATTTGGAACTAAGCCAAAACGAATTGTATTTCAAATTACTCTACGCAAAAGCACTATTATACAGAAATGATTTATCTGTTCCTAAGCCAGAAGAACCGGCAGAAGATAGAATTAATAAAACAAAACTCATTCAAAAGAACTATAATCTTTCCTCAAAACTTTTTCAGGAAAATGTTTTGCATTTGGAAAAAGTTCGTCCCAGAGATCCGAATTTAGGTCGTTGGTATTATCTTTGGGCTTTTAGCGAATGGTATTCGGATAACAAAGAAAAGTCGATTAAATTATTTCAAAAGGCGGTGAAGTTAGACTACCGTTTGACCGAATCATATTATAATATTGCATCCCTTTATGAATCTCTCGGGCAATGGCAAGATGCCAATTTATATTGGCGCAAATTTGAAAAAGCCGAAAAAGAATTAGAAGAAGAAGATTAATGGCAAAAATTGATAAAAGGTTTCAAATCCTACTTTCTGAAGAGGAACAGGTTTTACTAAAAAACGAAGCATCCAGGAGAGGAATTTCCGCCGCAGAACTCATCCGTATGGCTCTTAAAAATGAAATCATCCAAAAGTCGGAACTTGTGAGAAGAAAAGCACTTCTTACTTTGACGGAGTTACTGGATTGAAACTCTATTTGACTTCTTCTGTTTTATTTGCTCTCGTTCGTTCTTCTCGAAAGTCAAAAATTCAAAAACTTTTGTTTGAGGCTTTGGATTCTCACGAAAGATTTTTTACTTCTTCTGTATCTGTTTATTTATTGTTTCAACTTTTGGGAGACATTGAAGTTTCTAAGAAAAAACAAATCCTTTCTCTCATTGAAGATTTAACGGATTCAATTTTTGATTTGGATACAGAAAGTATCCGAACTCAACTTTTTGTTTCCGAATCTTGTGATCTAGAAATGGCAATTGCACTCAAAGAAGGAATGGATATGGTTTTTGTGGATTCGGAAAGGGAGGTGACCTCCCTTCCTTTACTTAAGGTTCGAAACTTCTTTGGGGAAACTAAATGAAATCGGAGGGGAAAGTTGACTTTTTTGATCCTTTGAGTCCCATTCATTCAGATAACGATTGTAAGCTGAAATTCTAAAGTAATAAGTTAAACCTGGTTGGAAAAGAAGACCTCTTTTTTCTTTTCTTGAGATATCTACTTGGTCGGCAATTGGCCTGAATTCTTCTGTTCCTAACTCTCCTTCTGGAATATAAATATTGTTCACGAGAGTTTCTTCGTTTATACAAAAACGTTTGTTTCTAAAACTACTGTTTTCTTCTGTTCCATCAATTTTTCCGAAACTACCTGCTTTGTCCTTTTTAATAAAAACAGAACCTAACATTCTGCTAGGAGTGAGTCCATAATGGATGATATAACCACCACCATTTTGAACTTCTTTTTCGTGATTGGAATTCCATAAAAAACAAATGGGCCCTTCTTGGGTTGGACTCGTTTCCAAACGAAAACGAGTAGGGACATCGGGTGGAGTTTGTTCTGTATATTCGAAAGATAAGGATTGAATGTTGGGTACGGATTTTCCCAAGGGATCTGGCCGAAACCATAATTTCCATTGGTAATATTTGAATTTGTTTTTAGGAAGTTCTTTGTCTAGTGATTTGATCCTGGTCCAAGGTAGATTCTGGTTGGCATCTACAAACTTCTCGTTTTTCCCTCGGAAGTATAGTTCGAGCATTGTATCTTTTGGTTGTTCTATATTCCAGTGAATACGAGTCAGTGAGGAGTTACTGAAATTTGTTTCTAAAACAGGAGAGAGGGCCGTGCTCCCTTCCATATATCCTATTTTAGTTTCATCATCATAACGAACTGATTCGAACTTAGTGTATTCCACTTCTGGTTCCCCTTTGTGGATATGAAATCCATCTAAGTTTCCATAAAATGATTTTCCGAGTATTAGAGGGGTGGAGTCGTTTTCAGGAAATCCAAATCCGATGGTATCTTCTTTTTGGTTTTCATACTCCGCGGTTTCGATTCCATTTTGGTACATGATGTATTTATGGTTGAGTGTATCAAAATAAAGTGAGATCACTTCCCAGGTTTTTCTTTTGATTTTTACGGATGACTCCAAAACAAAACTTGTGGTGCGGCCTTCTGTTTTTTGAAGAAGGTTGTTTACATATAGCGTTGGTTTACTTTCGTTTAACTCGAGTACGATGCCATATTTTTTTCCTTTCACAAATACGGTTCGGTCCAAAATCACGGAACCCGCCCCTTGTTCTCCTAATCGTACTGGAATGGAGATGGTAAAGGGATCGGGATGGGTTCCGAAAAGAGAATTTCCCGATACAGAAAGATGGATTTGATTTCTACGACCGGAAAAATAGGCGGATCTTTTTCCAAAAAAATAAGTTTGGTCATCAGTTAAATAGGAAGAGGAAACAACAGAGATGGATTTGGATTTGAATGGGAATCCAGCTTCCGTGATTTGGGGTTCTCTCACTTCTCCTTCAAAGTCAAAGAAGAGTTCGCCGTGTTTGGGGGTATTTTCTTTCGGTTTTAAATAGTTCTTTTTACCTGGTTCCGAATTTTGAACCACACCTGTTTTTTTCCAGAGGCTGAGGTTTAGAATTTCCTTTTTTGGGACTTCCCATCCGAGTAAGGGTAGGCCCCAAAAAAAGAGTAAGATTACGACTGTTCTTCGATCAGTCCCAATCGTTTTTGGTGCCGTCCACCTTCGAATTCTGTTTCTATCCATTTTTTTACGATTCTCTGCGCTAAATCTGTTCCGAGAACCCTTCCCCCTAAAACGAGTACATTGGCATTGTTATGGCGTTTGGACATCTCCGCCGTAAACTCATCATGGCAAAGGGCCGCTCGAATGCCTTTGAAACGGTTGGCAGCAATGGAGGCTCCAATGCCTGTTCCGCAAAGGGCGATGAGTCTGGGAACTTCACCGGAAAGGACCTTTCGGCAGGCATCTCCAATGATGGTGGGATAGTCGACGGACTCTTCGCTCTTAGTACCGTAATCGACAATTTCGTAAGTTTCCTCGAGACTTTTCCTGAGGAATTCTTTGAGGGCGAACCCTCCGTGGTCAGAAGCGATTCCAATTTTTTCTTTCATTCTGCATTCTCCTTTCTCTGTTTTAGGGCATCGGTGTATGACTTGTAGGACTCTATGGAGATCGAAAGTAAAAACTTATCTCGTTCTCTCAGTAAACTTCCATAATATCCGGTGAATAAATCCAAATAACGATCATATTTGTTTTTTGGATTTTTTTCTGAAAGGTATTCTATGGAAAGGTTTGTAATTTCTTTTTTGATTTCTGTATATGATTCAAACCATTGTTTGGCGGTATTTATTTCGGCGGGTGTGAGTGGGTACTGTCTTGAATCGGAAAGTAGAATTCTCCATTCGTAAGAGAAAAATGTTTCTTCCCATTGTTTTTCGGAAAGTAGGGAAGGTGTGAAATACTCACCTAAATTTTCTGTTCCTGTATTTTCTAAAGATAAGTTTCCCACTTTATCTCTAAAACAATCAAGGGAGTTTAGGCGGAGCATTGCCGATTCCTTAGCATATTCTCCCATTTTGATCCGATCCAAATTGAGTAAATTCGGACTAATCGCACCCGGAGGAATTTCTTTTTTTAAAGGCAAATAACAGTCTTTAGCTTCCTTCCAACCTAAATTTCCTTCTGGGATCCAAAGTGAATGCGCAGAAAGAGAATAGGAAAAAACAAGAAGGAAAACTAAATAGAGTTTCTGAATTTTACCCATTGGTCCTTTCGAATTCTTTGATAAAGGAAATGAGTGCATCCACACCTTCCTCTGGCATTGCATTGTAGATACTGGCTCTAAATCCACCCATATCACGATATCCTTTTAATCCAGCAAACCCTTGTTCTTCGGCAAGAGTGAGGAATTTGGAATCGATACTTTCGTCATGGCTTCTGAATACAACATTCATGGCAGAACGAAACTCTTCTGGGACTGGTGCATAAAATAGAGAAGAAGCATCTAAGGCGTCATAGAGTTTTTTTGCTTTTCTTTCGTTTATGGTTTCCATCACTTCCAAACCACCGTGTCGTTTTAAGTATTTAAAAACAAGACCGGCAATATAGATGGAATACGTGGGTGGAGTGTTGTACAAAGACCCATTTTTTTCCATTAATGCAAAATTCATTAGATTGGGAATTGGATGGTCAACTGTGGGTAATTTCTCTTTGTCGTAAATGACAAGTGTGAGTCCGGATGGCCCAATGTTTTTTTGAGCACCTGCAAAGATCACAGAGAAGTCTTCTATGGGAAGTTTTCGGCTAAGAAGTTCGCTTGTCATATCTGCGAATAGCGGCGCTTTTTTTAGCTTAGGGAAAGTTTTGTACCGTGTTCCATAGATGGTATTATTAGAAGTGATATAAACATATTTGGCTCCCTCATTTACGATACTATCTGTAATGGTGGGGAGTTCCATATATTTGGAATCTGCTCCATTAAAAATAGATTTCACATTGGGATAAAATTTCTTTGCTTCTTCATAGGCTTTTTTGGCCCAAACACCAGTTTGTGCGAAATCAGCCGATTCTCCCGCTTTTAGATAATTAAAAGGAATGGCAGAAAATTGTAAAGTCGCGCCACCGGGGAAATACACAACCGCATAACGTGAAGGTAAGTCCAAAAGATCACGTAAATCAGAGATGGATTCATCTAAAACGGATTGGAAAATTTTGCCTCTGTGGCTCATTTCCATAATGGACATTCCTGTTCCTTTGTAATTTAGGAACTCTACTTGCGCCTCTTCCATGACTTCCGTAGGCAACATGGCGGGGCCGGCATTAAAATTGAAGACTCTCTGTGTAAACGTTGGCATTCTCCCACAGAATTTTGAAGAACCACCCGCCGGTAAATAGATTTTTATTCTAAAACTTGCTTTGCAGAATCGGAAAGGTTGTTAATCTTGTGGGCATCCCAGAACCCATTTTTCGTGAGGAAACAATGAGAATTTCTCGTTACTTGATCATTTGTCTAACTATCGTCAGTCTTTCGCTGACAGCCCAGTCCAAAGCCCCACTCGGTGAGTCCGAAATCAAGGGATCCAAAAAAATAGAATTCATCAACCGCTCCTTACGTAAGGCATCTGATGACATTATCCAAGAAAATACCGAAATCGGCCGTAAACTTGCCGAAACCTTGGCAAAAGAAAATACAGCCACTGTGGATGGAGTGAAAATTCAAAGAGTGCTTCCTGGTGCTGATGGAAAACTCGGAGCTGACATCCTTTCTCTTTCTGATTCGCAAAGTTTTGATCATATCAATTCGATTGCGAGGATCATTGCCGCTTATGTGGAAAACTCTTTCCAATACAGAGCAGGAAATGCAGAGACCTTGGCGCAGTACATCCTCTATTACAACGCAACCCATAGAAAAGATTCTAAATTTTTTACTAAAAAATATACAGAAGGGGTCATTACTGCTACATCCGGTGACAAATTAGGAATTGATACTGTTTATAGAAATTGGCCAGGCAAAACCCAGATCATCATTCCAATCGAAGGAAATATCTTAAAAGATAATGGCAAAGACCTGACAACAGATGAGTTAGAAAAAGACGTCAACAAAACGGTAAAGGATAAAGAAAAAGATCCTGCTACCAAACAGAAGATGGAAGACGAAGCCAAAAAAATGGATAAACTGCAAACTGACAAACTCAAAGAAGAGAAAAAAGTTCTGCAAGATAAAAAACAAGAAGTGGCTGACGAACAAAAACAAATTCAAGACAAAAAAGACGCACTGAAAAAACAAGAACAGGAAACTGTTGCGAGTCTGAATGAGTTAAAAAAAGATCCTGTTAAAAATAAAGCAGAGATTGAAAAGAAAACCGAAGACATCAAAAAAATCGAACAAGAGAAAAAAGACACTGATAAAAAGTCTGAAGCGGTAGAAGCTAAAAAAGAAGAACTCAGTAAAAAAGAAGAACAGATCGCCAAAAAAGAAGAAGCACGTACTGGTAATACTTCTGGAGATACCGCAAAAAAAGAGGATACTGTTCAAAAAGTAGAAGCTAAGGTCGAAGAGTTAAAAACAGAACTCGCGCAAACCAAAGAAGAACTGAAGAAAAAAGAAGAACAAAGTGACAATGTTGTGAACAACAAAATTCTTTTTATGAAGTTTATCAAATACGATACGGATGGACATTATTCGAACGAACTTTGGGCGATTGATCCTGCAAAAGATGATGCTCTTTTTAAGAGTCCATACAATAATATCTGTTCCAAAGAATTTAAAGAAATCGCAAACCAGGGTGTTCTTGTTCTCGGGTATGACGGCGAAAAAGTAGAAACAAGAAAACACAAACTAGTATTACTTGACCCAGATAAACTTGGTGTGAAAAAAACAAGTGAGTCTGCGGATATTTTCTGGCGAACTCCTATGATCAATCGCGAAGACAAAATCTACGTCATTGAAAAGGTAAAAGACAAATACCATGTATCCAGATTCAAATCAGATCTAACTTTTGAAAAAAGGACAGAAGAACCTGTAGAAGAAAACTCCGAACTTACTTTTTTTGGAGATAAAATCTATGTGACTGGAAAACCAAAAGAAGGTGATAAAACAACCATCAAGGTCTTTAAAAAAGAAGATTTGAGCCTACTCAAAACCATCGCTCCGTAAGGAGGATGGGTTTTTCATAGAAAACAAATGAATGCCAACCTTGGCCTGGGCGGGGGTTGGCATTTTTTTTAATCTTTTAAGTATTCGATTCTTTCTCTGATGGCTTCGTTAGAAGGATTTTTCTTTGCCAAATCTTCTAGTAGTTTGATGGCCTGTGGTTTTTTCCCCATAATGTCCCAAAGATCAGAAAGTTCGAGGGCAGGTCTTGGGTCACTCGGAGACTTAGAAAGAAGACCTAAGTAAATTTCTTCTGCTTTTTCTAAATCACCAATCAGACGTAATGCGGCAGCTTTTCCCAGTAAGGCAAAGTAGTCATCACCACTTGCTAGGATTTTATTAAAACATTCCAGTGCTTTGTCATAATTTCCGAGTCCGCGAAGAGAGTCTGCATACCGGTTGATGATGAGTTTATTCTCAGGATCGGATTCGAGAATTTTTTCCCAATAGGTGATGGCAGTTTTGAAATCTTTTTTACCACGGTAAGATTCAGCAAGGCCGTAGAGGGCAAAGAAGTTTTTAGGATCGAGTTCTTTGGCGCGATCGTAGTAAAGAACGGCTTTATCAAAGTCTTTGATTTTACGGTAACTGTTTCCGATTTCTGTTAATATTTTAATATTGTTGGGTTGGCTAGAAAGTAGTTTTTCCCAC is a genomic window of Leptospira brenneri containing:
- a CDS encoding tetratricopeptide repeat protein; this encodes MENAEIEKPQEDEKFTKIKALAKEAYRFLDQGRFKEAKERLDILLEEDPSNTYGLVGLGDYYAKTKQPEQAIQYYRKCLAGDTTNKFSLMGLMNAYRDLNSLKRIIEVAEEFHHITITDASILSRVADAHRKLKNFKESEVYYMEALQINPSDQYVIVGLGHLFFACQRYVDAIQWWEKLLSSQPNNIKILTEIGNSYRKIKDFDKAVLYYDRAKELDPKNFFALYGLAESYRGKKDFKTAITYWEKILESDPENKLIINRYADSLRGLGNYDKALECFNKILASGDDYFALLGKAAALRLIGDLEKAEEIYLGLLSKSPSDPRPALELSDLWDIMGKKPQAIKLLEDLAKKNPSNEAIRERIEYLKD
- the serC gene encoding 3-phosphoserine/phosphohydroxythreonine transaminase, with the translated sequence MPTFTQRVFNFNAGPAMLPTEVMEEAQVEFLNYKGTGMSIMEMSHRGKIFQSVLDESISDLRDLLDLPSRYAVVYFPGGATLQFSAIPFNYLKAGESADFAQTGVWAKKAYEEAKKFYPNVKSIFNGADSKYMELPTITDSIVNEGAKYVYITSNNTIYGTRYKTFPKLKKAPLFADMTSELLSRKLPIEDFSVIFAGAQKNIGPSGLTLVIYDKEKLPTVDHPIPNLMNFALMEKNGSLYNTPPTYSIYIAGLVFKYLKRHGGLEVMETINERKAKKLYDALDASSLFYAPVPEEFRSAMNVVFRSHDESIDSKFLTLAEEQGFAGLKGYRDMGGFRASIYNAMPEEGVDALISFIKEFERTNG
- a CDS encoding metalloenzyme, yielding MIFYVFLDGVGIADYDPKSNPFSRFAKGFLAPVGGIPQADADLPPLSSTLHYIKTDAHMGIPGLPQSATGQTALWTGIPGPKVLERHVSGFPTITLRKIIAKYSLIKVLNENGHLSDFLNCFSPPYLKHVEEKPKLVSASTLVQLASGRPLKNFDDLQNGRGLYMDLTHEIMATMGIDMLKPGDPLLKRRDPYKVGKESISRFANYHLALYEYFLTDKVGHAMDWEKAEHIIQNLEGFFRGILESIDPEKDLLIVSSDHGNMEDLSQKNHTENPAATILYGKDADRFAENIHSLADIVPEIYKTFGMEEALHNTQTNEFLIKSD
- a CDS encoding P83/100 family protein, with amino-acid sequence MRISRYLIICLTIVSLSLTAQSKAPLGESEIKGSKKIEFINRSLRKASDDIIQENTEIGRKLAETLAKENTATVDGVKIQRVLPGADGKLGADILSLSDSQSFDHINSIARIIAAYVENSFQYRAGNAETLAQYILYYNATHRKDSKFFTKKYTEGVITATSGDKLGIDTVYRNWPGKTQIIIPIEGNILKDNGKDLTTDELEKDVNKTVKDKEKDPATKQKMEDEAKKMDKLQTDKLKEEKKVLQDKKQEVADEQKQIQDKKDALKKQEQETVASLNELKKDPVKNKAEIEKKTEDIKKIEQEKKDTDKKSEAVEAKKEELSKKEEQIAKKEEARTGNTSGDTAKKEDTVQKVEAKVEELKTELAQTKEELKKKEEQSDNVVNNKILFMKFIKYDTDGHYSNELWAIDPAKDDALFKSPYNNICSKEFKEIANQGVLVLGYDGEKVETRKHKLVLLDPDKLGVKKTSESADIFWRTPMINREDKIYVIEKVKDKYHVSRFKSDLTFEKRTEEPVEENSELTFFGDKIYVTGKPKEGDKTTIKVFKKEDLSLLKTIAP
- a CDS encoding tetratricopeptide repeat protein, which produces MNRIIVSLAGFLFIVAGLSTAYYQTNISAKEDQSQAILEKIAEGEEYLKQSNPQSKEKAISIFSELAGKRGLEKYEFQIKYNQARALEKNSDFYPALDIYKDLKKNSNLKQDEKERLSYSLGNLLLKIGNESEGKAHLESVLQLSSDNKLRSKSFLALGDFYYKTGHFETARKNYTLALQEDPNNTESRIGWGRSLRKLGKDWASFDVFDEYIETADQLAGADEKVVGEYKDSVLKDAKENYTKKQYGKAIELFQKVISVNPTPKKEEESLYYIALSYDAMGKQVESLTYINKALNNSDYSLDQAALYKKGTIYFRQGKFEKAAGIFQTIVDKYPKNQITDKAIAWKKESLDQFTDHNDLDDSDVTSDSNSPKSNSVSNKPDSGSDLEF
- a CDS encoding concanavalin A-like lectin/glucanase; the protein is MVQNSEPGKKNYLKPKENTPKHGELFFDFEGEVREPQITEAGFPFKSKSISVVSSSYLTDDQTYFFGKRSAYFSGRRNQIHLSVSGNSLFGTHPDPFTISIPVRLGEQGAGSVILDRTVFVKGKKYGIVLELNESKPTLYVNNLLQKTEGRTTSFVLESSVKIKRKTWEVISLYFDTLNHKYIMYQNGIETAEYENQKEDTIGFGFPENDSTPLILGKSFYGNLDGFHIHKGEPEVEYTKFESVRYDDETKIGYMEGSTALSPVLETNFSNSSLTRIHWNIEQPKDTMLELYFRGKNEKFVDANQNLPWTRIKSLDKELPKNKFKYYQWKLWFRPDPLGKSVPNIQSLSFEYTEQTPPDVPTRFRLETSPTQEGPICFLWNSNHEKEVQNGGGYIIHYGLTPSRMLGSVFIKKDKAGSFGKIDGTEENSSFRNKRFCINEETLVNNIYIPEGELGTEEFRPIADQVDISRKEKRGLLFQPGLTYYFRISAYNRYLNEWDSKDQKSQLSPPISFSFPKEVSNLK
- the rpiB gene encoding ribose 5-phosphate isomerase B, whose translation is MKEKIGIASDHGGFALKEFLRKSLEETYEIVDYGTKSEESVDYPTIIGDACRKVLSGEVPRLIALCGTGIGASIAANRFKGIRAALCHDEFTAEMSKRHNNANVLVLGGRVLGTDLAQRIVKKWIETEFEGGRHQKRLGLIEEQS
- a CDS encoding CopG family transcriptional regulator, which codes for MAKIDKRFQILLSEEEQVLLKNEASRRGISAAELIRMALKNEIIQKSELVRRKALLTLTELLD